Proteins from a genomic interval of Anolis sagrei isolate rAnoSag1 chromosome 1, rAnoSag1.mat, whole genome shotgun sequence:
- the LOC132770353 gene encoding INO80 complex subunit C, whose product MATLNPAAISPSTTQIPPSPLPAAPPGTGASVARGKKRPSSPGNGSSSKKKRLTVLGGGGSFFQSTSTETTNENKTLNTDSSTAPVETTSKPLPFKVPSFTHSGIGGAAAGKKNRTWKNLKQILASERTLPWQVDDPNYFSIDAPPSFKPHKKYSDISGLPANYTDPQSKLRFSTTEEFAYIRMLPSDVVMGYLTLRKAANVVT is encoded by the coding sequence ATGGCAACCTTAAATCCTGCTGCTATTTCTCCATCAACCACACAGATACCACCAAGCCCCTTGCCTGCCGCCCCTCCTGGTACAGGAGCTTCAGTGGCGCGTGGTAAAAAGCGGCCCTCCAGTCCTGGGAATGGCAGCTCCAGTAAGAAAAAACGGTTAACAGTGTTAGGTGGTGGTGGAAGTTTCTTTCAGAGCACAAGTACAGAGAcaacaaatgaaaataaaacattgaACACTGATTCCAGCACAGCACCAGTAGAGACTACTAGCAAACCATTGCCATTTAAAGTTCCAAGCTTTACTCATTCTGGCATTGGTGGAGCTGCAGCTGGTAAAAAGAACAGAACCTGGAAAAATCTGAAGCAAATCCTTGCATCAGAAAGGACGTTGCCATGGCAGGTTGATGATCCAAACTACTTCAGTATTGATGCTCCACCTTCTTTTAAACCACACAAAAAATACTCTGATATTTCAGGGCTTCCTGCAAATTATACTGATCCACAGAGCAAACTGCGATTTAGTACCACAGAGGAATTTGCCTACATTCGAATGCTTCCTTCAGATGTTGTTATGGGTTATCTCACTCTCAGAAAAGCAGCAAATGTTGTTACCTAA